The sequence ATGTCTGACCACTGTAAACATGAAGTTGCTGTCAAACTAAACCAGCAGCTAAATAATAAAAACTCATTACCTGCTCAATCGAAGAGGACAAACGTGTTCACCCAGTCCATATAAATTATAACCAGATGGCAACTGCGTTCCAATCTGCAGATATTGATCCTCAAACACCACTACCATAAAATGATTGCATGCAACTAGATGTGCAAAATTAGATTCATTTGTTTTACCGTACAGCTATTAAATTCACCATTGCTGTTTGCACTTGAATTAAAAAGAGTCTCACCATTAGACTTCCTAGGAGCAATGTGTCCAATAACATACCTTTACAGCTAGTATGAACACCTAGCAAGACTTTACCTTGTAATAGCAAACCAGAACTCTTCTCCCTTTCCTGCAAAACTCACTTTATACTGACTGGCAGGCGGTGGTGAAGATGGAGGATTTGAAAATGAACTTACGCTAAACAATTCAACAGCTGATGATAACTATTCTTAGATTTCCCAGATTGTTAATCTCACTTTTGTGGTATCTCCCATCTGGTGTTTTTAGGATCAAAAACTTTTACATGAAGTCGATCTTTCGTTTCTGAAGTAATATTGACATAAAGTGGAGAAATTGCTTGACCAACGCCTAAGCAATGAAAATTCTTATACTCCCTGTTTACACATCAAGCTGACTactagtcttgtgtagccatggctacacgagactagcTGACTACATGTTTTGCATCAGCATACTTGAATCATTTACCACCAATGTAATCTGAAATAAACAATGCAAACACAATTATACTAATATCCAAAATGGTATGTGTTAACTCATATTTTATTGCATGCTGTTACTTGTATAACTAAAATTAGCAAAGTAGAAATCTAACAATCCTTAAACTAAAGCAGCATGCTGTtaaatgcaagtaaaaataTTAACTACTAAGTAATTGTCATTAATAATAACGGTTTCTGTGCTTGTGAGAAACATGACCACTTATAAATGTACACATGGCTGTTCAGAGAAGTGCATGTGGCAGTTTAGAAAGTGTGCAGTCAACTAGGTAAATTCATATGAGTCATTGTTGCCTGAAAGACCATACAGACATAAATGTGTAAACAACTATACTCATAGAAGGATATTTGCATCACTCAAACCTCAATACAATACCACAATGGTCATTATTTGCAGAGTGATATGACTCTTTCTCTACAAGCTACAGATCTGCACTGAAATATAACCACTTAACACCAGCATGAGGTGAGACTGGCTTGTGCAGTTAACTTAGATCAAGCAATAGAAAATATACTAAAAAGTGAATAACTAAAGTGAGCCTCATATAAACTAACCATGGGTGATCTATCTCCCCTTTGACTTGTTTGAGATGGAAGTGCCACAACGACTTATAAAATGTCAGTCATAAAGTGTAAAGTTTCCTTTGACAGTGCTTTAAAAACAGAGTGTTTTCACAGCAAGGTGTCAAGTATTACAGATAAAGGAAAGTCCATGCAGATCTACAGGATAACAcagaagaaaaaagaaaaaagaatttaaaaaaaaaaagaagaaaacaacaacaaacttgaGAATGCCAGTGAGCTGTCCCTTTTAGAGTAGCATTCTTAGTTTACCTTAGCTCTCACATAAGTGTTTGATTAGTATAAATGCAGTCTGCACACTAAACTATTCCAACCAGCTACACAATTCCTTCAAGTCAAGAGGCATCATTATAACCTGAATTTACATACCCTGACCACCTCCCTCCCTTCTCCTTGACCTCTCAACCTCCAAATACAAGGTACATATAGTAACAGCAGTCTGCAAAACATGCTATATATGACATGAATTTGTACTAGCTCATTAGTTAACAGATATATGatacttaatttaattaatacagctGTGCTCATTAACACAGCACAGTAAACAGTATACATTGAAAACGTTTTCAACCGTGAAACTTTATCAGTTGACCGACACCAAAGTGTCTTGAATCATACTGTTTCATTCTGCTGTGTACTCAGGTTCgaatccaggaatttttgaaagagggggttcacctggtagcagttatttacagcattactaattttctctttctaatgaaattatatgaaattgtttaaccacgcccattaaaaagagggggttgtaaacccccctctggatccggccctggtACTATAGCTCAACTAATTAACTCTCATTAAAAATGGCAAGCCATACAATGTAAGATAACATATAGTACACAATAAAGAATTTCACAACAGACATTAACAGACATAGACTATCATATTAAGTGAATTATGATTAATTATATCTTCATACTGCCTTAATTTCACCTCATATCCTAAAGAAGTTTGCACAGCGTCTTGAATAACGTACACAGTTGACGGATTAGGATAGAAGCACCATGGAATGTGGCCCTACAACATATTTTGATTCTGTCATGCGTTTGGTGTAGACGAACTTCTATGACCAATCCGACTCACTTTAGGGCTCCAGCAACACCCTTTTTGTTCACAATCCGATTGTTGAGTACCTACATGTCCTGGAAACAAACAGTGCCTCACATAAATATTCAGACTTTAGAATAgaatttctatttatttatctatttatttgaTTGATAAATTAGAACCGTATGCTATATATTTACGTCTAAACACGGAAGGCCTGACCACAATCTCTTCTGAAACCATTTGGGTTGCAAGTGAGTGCGTACGACAGCGGTAGATACAAAAACAGAACAAGGAAAAACATGGCTGTGACCGTAGCATCCCGGATATGCCGCGGCAATTAGATTGGGTGACCGAGGCCAGAGCGGATGGCAGAGCGTATAGAGCCAGGGCCATGTTCTGGCCAGAGTCCTTCTATGGCTAGAGCTCCCGCCGCCGCGTGTCTGTAAGTCCGAGATGGCATTGGCTTAGATGAAGTCAGAATTAATACGAAGCAAGATcaactacttaattaattaattaattaactgtaaaaCTAACTACTTTATCTTAAGAATCtctaaatttcaaatttacaGCGGCGTAAGAACCGAGGGCTGGAAGgcccctcgctcagtgtaggaattggAATTTTCTTTGctagtgacttttgcaaatctgtgtAACTTACGGTCTgacaagcgaggtagtttttgcttactcgtGATGACATCCATGGTACAGTCCCCCTGCCCCCGCTCATGggcatcttcctacgccactgatttacattgttaattaattaattaaatcgaGTTACAACGTACAGACTCAGTTATTACAGTATGTGTCTAAGCGTGCAACTGTTATGATTTGCAATTTATATTTCGTGTTTAGATGAAACTGTCTAAATACAGAACGGCACTTGCTGCTGCAAACATTCCCGTGCAGAGTGTTCAGTGTGTACCTACACACGCAGTGTATAATTACGTAAGTTGAACAGAGCAATGTGTTTATGTGTACATAAAAAAGAAAAGTATGCCAGACCAGTAAGCATATTGCCACATCTAATACTTAGCATCAAAGCCGGAGATGACAGAAACAAGTAGGGTCAGTATACAACACACAACTGCAATAGTATAATTATACGTCGCGGGAGGGGggtaataattatataaaatttttCCGTGTAGGTTGAGTGATTTGCGTGCtagttatgtcatttgtctgcaTGTGATTTTCTAGGTTACCCCTATGGAGAACTACACCGGATgtggtgtgataaaaataaattataataataataattattattattattattatatggTCATATCAGTATAGTGCTGAGTGCAGCAAATCTACTCCATTTTCTCACGGTCTCTATAATTAGCCTCGAGTAGAATACTTGGGTCTTATTATCAGTGTGCAAGGCATCTCGGCCTCGGAGACTAAGGTCCAGGTGATCAGAGATGCGCTGGAACCGACGAACGCGACAGagcttatatatatatagtccagctgttactcaggctcgTTATCCCGTTATTGTGCTAGTGCGTGTAGTTTATCCGTGTATGGTATAGTAGGCGGAGACTTGTCTATATAATGGCTAGCGGTATGCGTTAGAGTCAGTCTACCGTAGAGGACGTTGTTGAATAAACCAGACATATATTACCTTCCCAGTGTCTACGCGGATATTACCATGGTTTGTCGATACACGACAAAGTGGCGACGAGGATCGGATTGAATCATGGCTGAAGCGACCGGTTTCTGTCCGTTGGGAAGAGTCGAGGAGTTCGACCCTACAAAGGGGGATTGGACATCATATGCAGAAAGGCTAGAGTAGTATTTCCTGGCCAATGGCATCAAGGGTGTAGGAGACGGAGGTGAGGAAGGCCTGACCGACACGAGGAAAGTTGCAATCCTTCTCACGCTCATTGGACCCAGAACTTACAGCCTGTTGAGGGACTAGTGGCCCCGGCAAAGCCCGCCGAGAAGAGCTACAAGGTACTAGTCGAAACCATAGCTGCTCATTTCAAGCCAAAACCTCTGATGATAGCAGAAAGGTTCAAGTTTCAACAGAGAACACAACGTGCTGACGAATCTGTCACCGAATATATGGCACAGCTGAGACGAATGACTGAGCACTGTAAGTTTGGAGATCAGTTAGATGACACATTGCGCGATCGGTTTGTGGCAGGCATTCGCAGTGTAGCCATTCAGAGGAAGTTGTTATCGCAAGATAACCCCTCCCTGGCCGACGCTCTCGCGACTGCCCAAGGAATGGAAGCGGCCGAGAACCAGTCGGGTCAGCTTAGGCAGGCTACAGGTCTACCGAATGCAAGCAGTGAAGGGACGTCAAGGGATGTCCATGCCTTGATGAAGAAGTCCAACGGTGCCAAACAAGGTATGAAAGCATGCTATAGGTGTGGGGATAAGAACTACCGGGTTGATAAATGTTTTCATAAGACTAAGGTATGCAATAAGTGCAACTGCATGGGCCACATTGCGAAGGCATGGAGGTCGTCGATGGCTAAGAAAAGTGAAGGACAGTCGAAAGAGAAATCGACGCATTATGTTGACGATCACCTAGAGGAGGCCTCGGGTGATGGGGAGACAAGTGATGAGTCATGCATGATTTATGCCATTACCAAGAAAGGGGATGGTAGCTGCGTGACCTCTCTCACGGTCAACGGAACAGACGTTTCGTTTGAAATCGATACGGGCTCCGCAGTAACGATCGTTTCCCGTCGAGTATGGGCACGGGATCTTGGTAAAATGTCTTTGTCCAAAAGCAAGGTGCAACTAACAACCATAACGGGGGAATCAGTCAAAGTTATGGGAGAATGTGTGATTCGTGTTCAACATAACCACCAAGATCTCTCTCTACCTCTTTTGGCTATGGATAACAATGGCCCATTACTGCTAGGGCGGAATTGGCTATCGTGTGTCAAAATTGATTGGCCACATGTGAATCGCGTGGCATCCGTAGATCAGTTGCAGCAACTACTGACCAAATATGAAGACCTATTCAAACCAGGAATAGGGTCGTTGAAGGGATATTCTGCGAGCTTAGCTGTAGATCCGAAGGCCCCGCCTCGTTTTCATACAGCTAGAGGTATACCCTATGCCTTGAAGGAATCCATAGATGAAGCCTTGGAAAGGATGAAAAGGCTAGGAATTATTGAGCATGTAGGAACTACTGAGTGGGCCTCGCCCATTGTTCCCGTGCCAAAGGCGGACGGAAGAGTTCGAATTTGTGGAGATTTTCAAGTCACAATCAACCCCGTCTTGGAAGTAGAGCAGTACCCTCTTCCTAGACCAGAGGACCTATTTGCGACGTTGTCAGGAGGTCAGCAATTTTCAAAATTGGATCTGGAATGCGCGTACGTGCAAGTGGAATTGGATGAGAAATTCAGGTCGTCTGTGACTATCAACACGCACAAGGGGCTATTTAGGTAAACAAGGTTACCGTTTGGGGTAGCCAGCGCGCCAGCAATATTCCAGCAAGTTATGAAACAAGTATTGCTTGGGATACCAAATGTGGTGTGCTACCTTGATGATATTCTGATCACAGACAACAATGAGGTTGTGCATTTGCAAAATCTAACAGCAGTTTTCGAGAGGCTTTGTAACTGTGGGCTACGGTTGAAGAAGAGCAAATGCCAATTCCTGGAAAGCGAAGTGGATTATCTGGGATATCGGATATCAAGTGAAGGCCTGCGAACATCTCAGTCCAAAGTGAAGGCCGTGCTAGATGCACCAACTCCAAGGAATCTCACTGAACTGAAATCCTTTCTGGGATTAGTGAATTACTATGCTCGATTTCTTCCAAGTTTGGCAGAAGTATGTCATCCACTGAATAACTTATGAAGAAGGACGTGGCTTGGAAATGGTCTAAAGCATGTGAAGAGGCTTTTCAGAAATTAAAGGAGCTATTGACGTCAGCCAAAGTGTTATGTCACTATGACGTGAAAATGCCTCTAACGTTGTCGTGTGACGCCTCATCTCACGGGATAGGAATGGTGATTTCGCACGTGCTGCCTAATGGAGAGGAACGTCCAATAGCGTATGCGTCTAGAACATTGAGCAAATCCGAGAAGAATTACGCTCAGATCGAAAAGGAGGCCCTGGCAATAGTATTTGGTATAAAGAGATTTCACCAATTTCTATATGGAAGACAATTTTGCTTGATCACGGATCATAAGCCTCTAGTGACCATATTTGGACCGCAATCTGGCATACCACCCATCGCTGCCGCTTGTCTGCAAAGGTGGGCCTTGATTCTGAGTAGTTATCGGTACACCATACAGTACAAGCGCACTCAGGAACATGGAAATGCGGATGGACTTTCGAGATTGCCAACAGCAGAAGAGGAGCACGAGGACTCTAGTCAGGGGGAAGCTGGTCTGTTTAACTTACGGCAGATCAATGTGTTGCCAGTCACCGTCAAGGATTTAGTGCGAGAGAC is a genomic window of Corticium candelabrum chromosome 11, ooCorCand1.1, whole genome shotgun sequence containing:
- the LOC134187177 gene encoding uncharacterized protein K02A2.6-like, which produces MIAERFKFQQRTQRADESVTEYMAQLRRMTEHCKFGDQLDDTLRDRFVAGIRSVAIQRKLLSQDNPSLADALATAQGMEAAENQSGQLRQATGLPNASSEGTSRDVHALMKKSNGAKQGMKACYRCGDKNYRVDKCFHKTKVCNKCNCMGHIAKAWRSSMAKKSEGQSKEKSTHYVDDHLEEASGDGETSDESCMIYAITKKGDGSCVTSLTVNGTDVSFEIDTGSAVTIVSRRVWARDLGKMSLSKSKVQLTTITGESVKVMGECVIRVQHNHQDLSLPLLAMDNNGPLLLGRNWLSCVKIDWPHVNRVASVDQLQQLLTKYEDLFKPGIGSLKGYSASLAVDPKAPPRFHTARGIPYALKESIDEALERMKRLGIIEHVGTTEWASPIVPVPKADGRVRICGDFQVTINPVLEVEQYPLPRPEDLFATLSGGQQFSKLDLECAYVQVELDEKFRSSVTINTHKGLFR